DNA sequence from the Candidatus Coatesbacteria bacterium genome:
AGGAGTCCGCGGACCAGCTCGACCGCTCCGTTGACCATTTCGTCCTCGATCGAGACGCGCCAGCCGAAGGGGTCGTCGAGGAAGTGGTCGGCGCCGTGGTAGCGTGAGAAGCTCTCCCCGCAGATGCTGGTGCGGACGACGACGACGTCGCCCAGCGCGAGCTTGTCCAGCAGGCCGCTGGAACGGCCGATGAGGACGAAGTTTTTCACTCCGGCGCTGTTGAGCACCAGCATCGCCTGGCCGACACGACAGGCGCCGTTATGGGTCAGGATGACGCTGAGCCGCTGACCGTGGAAGCTGCCGGTGGCGCCGTTGAACCAGCCCTGGAAATCCTCGGGGGCTTCGTCCCAGTGTTTGGCGAAGGCCTCGGGGGGCCAGTGTGTGGTCAGCACGACGGTCGAGGCCAGGTCCTCGGGCCGGCAACCAAAGTGGGTCTGGACCAGGCGGCGCGGTTCCAGTTCGAGCATCGGAAACTCCCACGGCGGAGTTCGAGTCACGCGACGATTTTACAGGTTGGGGCCTGTTCTGGCAAGGTTTCTCAGGCCGATCCCCGGCGCCGGAAACCATAACCCAGCACCTCGTGGACGTCGGTGATCACCACGAAGGCCCGTGGATCGGCGGCCTTGATCAAGCTCTTGAGCCGCCCGACCTCGCGCATGCCGACAACGCAGTAGAGCAGCGACTTTTCCTCGTTGGAGTACATCCCGCGGGCGGGCAGCCGGGTGGCCCCGCGGTTGAGCCCGGCCATGATCTGGTAGTAGACGATGTCGGGCAGCTCGGTGACGATCAGGGCGGCCCGGGCGTAGCCGAAGCCCTCGAGGATCAGATCGATGACCTTGATCGAGATCCACAACGCGCCGAAGCCGTAAAGCACCAGGTCGATACTCTGGAAGACGGCTCCGGCGAAGGCGATGATCGCGGCGTCGAAGAACAGGAAGCTGACCCCGGTGGAGAAGCCGGTGTAGCGGGCCAGGATGCGGGCCGGGATGTCGGTGCCCCCCGTCGAGCCGCCGCCACGGAACACCAACCCCAGACCCAGGCCCAACAGCACCGCGCCGTAGATACCGGCCATGATCTTGTCCTCGGTCAGGACGCCGATCTGGATCACCAGGTCGAACAGGTCGGTCATCACCGAGTAGAGCACCATGCCGACGACGGTCTTGACGCCGAAGCCGCCGCCGAGGAAGCGGATCCCCAGCAGGAACAAGGGAATGTTGATGGCCAGCATCGTCATCCCCACGGGCAGCTCAAAGATATGGTGCAGGGCGATGGCCAGTCCGCCGACGCCGCCCGGGGCGATCTTGTAGGGCACCAGAAAGGCCACCAGGCCGAAGCTGCCGATGGCGCAGCCCGCGACGATCAGGGCGTACTCGCGCAGCAGGCTGCGCCAGTCCAGCTTGCCCAAACTGCGCAACAGGGGCTTGAAACCACGGACGCGACTCACGATCCCTCCCTCGACGGGCCGGCGGACGGCGCTTGCGCGACTGAAAAGGCGGGGTGACGGTGGGGGGCGGCGAAAAAAAGCGTCCCCCAGATCAAAGAGAACGCGGCTCCGGCGCAGTGTAGTAAAGGGTAAGTCGGATTTCAACCCTTGTCGTCGACGGTGGCCAGCAGCCCTTCGACGGTGCCCGGGGTCAGCTCGGCCGGGACCCGCAGCCGG
Encoded proteins:
- a CDS encoding DUF2179 domain-containing protein, which codes for MSRVRGFKPLLRSLGKLDWRSLLREYALIVAGCAIGSFGLVAFLVPYKIAPGGVGGLAIALHHIFELPVGMTMLAINIPLFLLGIRFLGGGFGVKTVVGMVLYSVMTDLFDLVIQIGVLTEDKIMAGIYGAVLLGLGLGLVFRGGGSTGGTDIPARILARYTGFSTGVSFLFFDAAIIAFAGAVFQSIDLVLYGFGALWISIKVIDLILEGFGYARAALIVTELPDIVYYQIMAGLNRGATRLPARGMYSNEEKSLLYCVVGMREVGRLKSLIKAADPRAFVVITDVHEVLGYGFRRRGSA